Genomic DNA from Pistricoccus aurantiacus:
ACCGGGGTGATGCTGGCGGTGCCCGGCGCCAATTTCGTGCTGCACAACAGCCTGTTCGTCATCGCGCACTTCCATAACGTGATCATCGGCGGCGTGGTGTTCGGCATGCTGGCGGGTCTGACCTACTGGTTCCCCAAGGCCTTCGGTTTCACCCTGAGCGAGAAATGGGGCAAGCGTTCCTTCTGGTGCTGGATCATCGGCTTCTACACTGCCTTCATGCCGCTTTACGTGCTGAGCTTCTTCGGCGCGGTACGCCGCATGCAGTCCTACGACAATCCGGAATGGCAGCCGCTGATGATCATCGCCTGGGTCGGCGCCTGCATCATCCTGCTGGGTATCCTGTGCACCATCATCCAGGTCTACGTCAGCGTTCGCGATCGCAAGCAGCGCGCCGATCTGGGCGGCGACCCCTGGGATGCGCGCACCCTGGAATGGTCCACGTCCTCACCGGCACCGTTCTATAACTTCGCCCATCTGCCGGTGGTGGATTCCATCGACATGTTCTGGGAGAACAAGCAGCGCCATGGGGCCAAGGCGCTATTGAGCGAGCCGCCCTATGAGGATATCCACATGCCCAGAAATACCGTGGCGGGTCCGGTCATGGGGGTGCTCAGCATCGCCTTCGGTTTCGCCATGGTCTGGCATATCTGGTGGCTGGCCGGCGCGAGTGCCATCGGCATTTTCGTGGCCTTCCTGCTGCGTGTCTTCAACGATGACGTCGACTATTACGTACCCGCGGCGGAAGTCGAGCGTATCGAGCGTGAGCATCGACAGCGCTGGGTCCCGCAAGAGCTGAAAGACGAGGACGCCATCGATCCCGACTGGCAGGGAGCGCATACCTGATATGACGACACAAACGATGAGTACTGCAAGCAAACACGACGCTCAGACCGTCGAGCACGAGCATCACGATGCCGGCGGCACCAAGGTCTTCGGCTTCTGGGTCTATCTGATGAGCGATCTGGTGATCTTCGGATCGCTGTTCGCCACCTATGCCGTGCTCGTGGGGGGCACGGCCGGGGGCCCCACCGGAAAGGACATCTTCGAACTGCCCTTCGTGCTGGTGGAGACCTTCCTGCTGCTGTTCTCGAGCTTTACCTACGGTCTCGCGGTATTGGCGATGAACGTCGACAAGCGGGACCAGGTACGAATCTGGCTGGGCATTACCTTCCTGCTGGGGGCGGGTTTCGTGGGCATGGAGATCTACGAATTCCAGCATTTGATTCATGAAGGGTTCGGTCCGGATCGCAGCGCCTTCCTGACCGCGTTCTTCACCTTGGTGGGCACCCACGGTCTGCACGTGACCTTCGGTCTGATCTGGATTCTGGTGATGCTGGTCCAGGTGTCCACCAAGGGCCTGAACGACATGACGCGGCCGCGCATCATGTGTCTGAGCTTGTTCTGGCACTTTCTGGATATCGTCTGGATCTGCGTCTTCTCCTTCGTCTACCTGATGGGAGTGCTGTGATATGAGCGACTCACATACGGCGCCGGGCGGCGCGAGCCACGGCAGCGTCAAGTCCTATGTAGTGGGCCTGGTTCTGTCCATCCTGCTGACGGTGATTGCTTTCGCCGCGGTGATGAGCGGAGCGTTCAGCACCGCCGTCACGGTAGCCATTATCGTGATCATGGCGGTGGCGCAGATTCTCGTGCAGCTGATCCTGTTCATGCACATGAACACCAAATCCGACGAGGGCTGGAATGTCATGTCCTTCGTCTTCACGATACTGATACTGGCCCTGGTCGTGGGAGGTTCGCTGTGGATCATGCATCATCTGCATCTGAACATGATGATCGGCTAATGACGCGGCACGGCAGACTCAAGGATCTTCTCACCCTGACCAAACCGGGAATCATCGGCGGCAACGTGATCTCCTTGATGGGTGGCTTCTTTCTGGCTGCCCGAGGCGAGGTCGATCCCTGGCTGTTCTGTCTTACTCTGATCGGTCTGGCGCTGGTCATCGCCTCGGGGTGCGCCTTCAACAACGTCATCGATCGGGATATCGACGCGCTGATGTGGCGCACCCGCAATCGCCCGCTGGTGCAGGGTCGGATCACGCCTGTCAAGACGCTCTGGTTTGCGATGCTGCTGGGCGTCGCGGGCTTCACCACGCTGGCGCTGGGTACCAATCTCCTGACGGTGGGGCTGGCGGCCTTCGGTTTCGTGATCTATGTGGGCGTCTATAGCCTGTACATGAAGCGCCATTCCGAATACGGCACCCTGGTGGGCAGCCTGTCCGGGGCGGTGCCGCCGGTGGTGGGCTACTGTGCGGTGACCGGACAATTCGATACCGGCGCCCTGACCCTGCTGGTCATCTTCTGCCTGTGGCAGATGCCGCATTCCTACGCCATTGCCATCTTTCGCCTCAAGGATTACCGGGCCGCCTCGATTCCGGTGCTGCCGGTGGTGCGCGGCATCGAGACCGCCAAGCATTACATTCTCGGCTACATCCTGGCCTTCGTCGTCGCGACTCTGACCCTCAGCCTGGCGGGCTACGCCGGTACCGGATACTTCATCGTCGCCCTGGCCATGGGAGTCTACTGGTTGTATCTGGGACTCGAAGGCTATCGTGCCCGCGACGACGAGAAATGGGCCAGGCAGGTGTTCGGCTTCTCGATCCTGACCATCACCGCCTTGAGCCTGATGATGTCGCTGGATGCCAGTCTGGCTCAGGCGCCCGCTCTCTGGACCTCGCTGTAACGCTGTTTCCAACAATATAAATGGCAAGGAAATCCCTGATGAAAATAGAAATGCTTCCGCACGTCTGGGGGCTGCTCGCTCATCCAAAGCGCGAATGGAAACAGATTCGCGAGGAGCGCGAGACCCTGACTCGTCTCTATGCCCGTCATGTCCTGGCGCTGGCGGCGATTCCGGTCATCTGTTCGTATATCGGCACCACTCAGGTGGGTTGGAGCCTGGGCGGCGATCACGCCATCCTCCTGGGTTATAAAGACGCCCTCTATGCGGGCATCGTCTTCTATCTGGTAATTCTGGCGGCGGTCTTTGCGGTGGGCAGCGTGCTGTATAAGGCGGCGCAGCGCTATGCCGACCGACCTAGCCTGCGCCGATGCGTGGTGTTCGCCGGCTATATCGCCACGCCGATGTTCCTCAGCGGCATCGTCGCGGTGTACCCGTTGATCTGGCTGTGTCTGCTGGTAGGCACCATCGGGCTTTGCTACACCGCCTACCTGCTGTATCTGGGTATTCCGGCGTTTCTTGGCATCAGCCGTGAAGAAGGCTTCGTGGTATCGAGCACGACTCTGGCGGTCGGCGTGCTGATACTCGAAGCGCTGCTTGGCGCGACGGTGCTGCTCTGGGGCTATGGAGAGAAATGGTTTACCTGAAAGCCCGACGCTGACCACAGACCATGATTCGACGCCCGCTTTATAAAAGCGGGCGTCTTAGTTTATTCAAACAAATTCCTGGCAGAGTATGACGTGAACGAACTGGATCAACGTTAAACGTTGATTGACTCAAGAGTCCAATGCTTGAACATGCTCATTCAGTTGCTCCATTCCTTTTGCATGACACCGTGAACAGCTCGGCTCTCGTCATGTGCGCGTTAAACGGGCGCACTGCCAGCAACGCTCGACTTGGGCGTTTCGGCAATTTGCCTCACACTTCGGCTGTGTACCTTGCCGACTGTCCGGCCACCGCGCTTTTGGAGGTGCTTGTACACTTCGAGCTGAGCATGGATGAATTACCGTAAGCGTTAACGCTTCTGCGCGTCGAGCTGCCCAAAGACGTCAATGTGCGAGATGTGCGCGCTGATCTGCCGGCAGGCTGGAATGACAATCTTGCGATCACCCGGCGCATCGGGGATGCCTGGCTTAAGGAGGCTGAAACCTTGCTGCTGCAGGTGCCTACCGTGATCGTTCCCTATAACTGTAATTACATTTTTAATCCTTTGCATTCTGATGCAGCTCGAGTGGAATTGACCCACTTCAAGTTTCCTGTCGATCCCCGCCTGTTCCAGTTCGATTGTTGAGATGCTGTTGCTGAACTGATTGGAGGCAAAAGCATCTAGGAGATGGGCGTTCTGTTTCAACGATCGGTAATTCTAAGGAAGCGAATACCATGCGTTCAGCAATAGCATTGATAATCGGCGTATGGATGATGGGGTGGTTGAGCACCGCTCAGGCGGATGCCACCGCTTGGGATATCGTTCAGGACGAGAGCCGGCTGGGTTTTGTCGCCACGCAGGATGGTGATGAATTCGAGGGGGAGTTTGCCGAGTTCGAGACAGAGATACGCTTCTCGAAGGCGGCTCTCGAGGAGAGTCGTTTCGATGTCACCATCGATGTGACGAGCATCGATGCGGGAAATTCACAGCGCAACGACGCGCTCCCGGACGAGGAATGGTTCTTCTTCGAGCGTTTTCCCCAGGCGTCCTATGTGACATCGGCGATCCGTGAGGGTGACGAGGCGCCCTTCGAGGCGTTGGGCACCCTGACCCTGCGGGGAATCGAACGCGAGGTGGTATTGCCCTTCGAGTGGCGGACGGACGGCGATCGCGCCAGCATGCAGGGCCGCACGACCTTGAACCGTACCGACTTCGGTATCGGCCAGGGCGAATGGGCGGAGGACGATACCGTCGCCTATCCGGTGGAGGTGGTGGTCGATCTCACCCTCGAGCGAAGCGACTGATTTGATAAAAAACGCCACGGCCCGGAGGCGTGGCGTTGACTGAAGGCCTGTTCATATAGGCTGAAACCAAGGTTAGCCTTGGATTTTTTCCAACGCCTTGCGCAGATTCTCCACGCTGCGCTGAGTGTTGTTCAGCTTGTCCAGGCCGAACAGGCCGATGCGGAAGGTCTGGAAATCGTCGCCTTCGTCGCACATCAGCGGCACGCCGGCGGCGATCTGCACGCCCTGGGCGGCGAACTTGGCGGGAAGACCGGAATCCTGGGTATAGCTGACCACCACGCCCGGCGCCTGATAGCCTTTGGCGGCGACGCTCGGATAGCCGTGCTCCACCAGCAGGGCGCGTACCGCGTCGCCAAGCTCCTGCTGTTCGCTTCGCACTTTGCCGAAGCCGTATTCCCGGGTCTCGCGCATCACGTCGCGCAGCTGGAGAATGCCGTCCGTGGGCAGGGTGGCGTGATAGGCATGGCCGCCGTTCTCGTAGGCCGCCATGATATCCCGCCACTTGCGCAGATCCGCGGCGAAGCTGGTGCTGGTGGTTTCCTTGAGCCGAGCTTCCGCCTGCTCGGATAGCATCACCATGGCGCAGCCCGGGGAGCTGGTCCAGCCTTTCTGGGGGGCGCTGATCAGCACATCCACGCCGGTTTCCCGCATGTCGACCCAAATATCTCCCGAGGCGATGCAGTCCAGCACAAAGAGTCCGCCGGCCTCGTGTACCGCCTCCGCCACCTGCTTGAGGTAGTCGTTTGGCAAGATCATGCCGGAGGAGGTTTCCACGTGGGGCGCGAACACCAGGGCGGGCTTTTCTTCCTCGATGGTGGCGACTACCTGCTCGATGGGAGCCGGTTCGAAGGGATCCTGAGCGCCATCGCCCTGGCGCTGGGCCTTCAACACGTAGGAAGTGGCGGGGATGTCGCCCATATCGAAGATCTGCGTCCAGCGGTAGCTGAACCAGCCGTTGCGCAGCACCATAACCTGTTGGCCGGTGGCGAACTGACGCGCCACCGCTTCCATGCCGAAGGTGCCGCTACCCGGCATCAGGACGGCGCTATGAGCGTTGTAGACTTCCTTGAGCATGTCGAGCACGTCGTTGACGACGTTCTGAAATTTCTTCGACATGTGGTTCAGCGAGCGGTCGGTATACACCACCGAATATTCGAGCAGTCCATTTGGATCGACATCGGGTAACAGGCCTGCCATTTCTCTCTCCAAGATTTAACGATGGTGAAACCAATAGGATAAGGATTTCCGGCGCTGATAGCCAACCGCAAGACTGCGCTTTTCGCCGCTTGTCTGACCGCTCGGTTCAACTGGCTTTGTCCAGACCCATCTGCCAGAAATCGATCTCCAGGCGAGTAGCATCGCGAAAAATGGTGGCGAGCTCATCGAAGCGTTCGTCGGTTACCGTGGCGAGCCGGGCATTCAGCCAGTCGACTTCCGCGCGCATGGCGGCCTGAAAGTCGTCGCTTTCGTACATGGCGATCCAGGCATCAAAAGGATTTCCCGCACCGCGCCGGGTGTCGTTTTGCTCATTGAGCCAGTTGGCGATTTCGCCGTAGCCCACCAGGCAGGGAGCGAGGGCCACGTGCATGTCGAGCAGGTCGCCCCGATTGCCGGTATCCAGCACATAGCGGGTGTAGGCAAGGGTCGCCTTGGCTTCCGGCAGCCGGGCCAGGTCGTCCTCGGAGATGCCCCATTCCCGACAGTAGTCCACGTGCAGGCCGAGTTCCACGTCGACGATGGTCTTCAAGCCCTCGAAGCCGTGGCGCAGCTCCGTCATGTTGCGGCTCTTGTAGACCGCCAGGGCGTAGGCCCGGGCGAAGTGGATCAGGAACAGGTAGTCCTGCTGCAGATAATGGCGAAAGGCGTCTCCGGGCAGGATGCCGGCGCCGAGCTGGCGAACGAAATCGTGCTGGATGTAGGCGCGCCAGTCGTCGCGGCAGGCGATTTTCAAGTCGTCGAAATTGTAATTCTTCATTCTTTTCCTTCGAAAAAGTAGAGGGTTCCTGGGTGTTCAATTATTGCCGGATGGCTTCAAATTCCAGACGCACCGCCACCTCGTCACCCACCAGGCCGTTGTCCACGGCGTAATCCATGCCCCAGCGGGAGCGTTCGATCACCGTGGTGGCGGAAATGCCCAGCGTGTATTCCTTGTGGCCGAAGGGGTAGCGCGCCGCCTTGTTGAGGGTCACATCCAGAGTGATCGGATGCGTCTCGCCAAGCAAGGTGAGATCGCCTTCGAGAGTGCCGGTGGTGGGAGAGTCCGTGGTCAGCTCCCGGGCAACGAACACGATTGTCGAGGCATCGTCGACGTCGAGAAAATCCTTGTCGCGCACATGCTCGTCGCGTTCTTCATGACCGGTAAAGACGCTGTCCGCGGCGATCTCCACTCGGCCTTCATGAAGCGTCTGGGTAGCTTCATCGTAGACGAACTCCCCGCTGCCTTCGATAAATAGCCCGATGACATCCGCGTAGCCTACATGAGAGACCGAGAAACCGATGGAGAAATGCTCCGGATCGATCTCATAGGTACGCTTTTCCGCCCAAGCCGATGGCGCGGCTCCCAGAGCGATCAATAGCGTCAGCATCATGGCTCGATGAAAGGGAGGAGCAAGCGGAGTGACGGCTGGAAAACTGATGAACGACATGGGGGTAATCTCCGGATGTATTGGAATCGGGGTGAGTGGTCGGCGTCCTACAAAGTGGTTCGAGGGGTATTGGCGCCTGGCGGTGATGGAACAGCCAGCGAATGTCCATACCAAAGGATAGCCCAAGGAGTCCCAGTGCCAATGCGGATAGCCCACTCGCCCAGGCGGTACCGATAAAAGGCAGCAGCGCCAGCAGCAGAACCACGACCTGAACCACGCAAATCGTCTTACGCCTGAGGCTGTCGGGCAATTCACGTTTGAGCCAAGGCAAAAAATGGCCGGCGGCAACGAAGCCATAGCGCATCAGACCAATCATCAGCACCCAGGGGCCGACCTTGCCGAGGGCCGCGGAAGCCGTGCAAAGTGTCAGGATCAGCAGGGCGTCCAGCTCCATGTCAAAGCGCCAGCCAAAACGGCTACAGCTGGCGGTTCGTCTTGCTAT
This window encodes:
- the cyoD gene encoding cytochrome o ubiquinol oxidase subunit IV, encoding MSDSHTAPGGASHGSVKSYVVGLVLSILLTVIAFAAVMSGAFSTAVTVAIIVIMAVAQILVQLILFMHMNTKSDEGWNVMSFVFTILILALVVGGSLWIMHHLHLNMMIG
- a CDS encoding YceI family protein codes for the protein MRSAIALIIGVWMMGWLSTAQADATAWDIVQDESRLGFVATQDGDEFEGEFAEFETEIRFSKAALEESRFDVTIDVTSIDAGNSQRNDALPDEEWFFFERFPQASYVTSAIREGDEAPFEALGTLTLRGIEREVVLPFEWRTDGDRASMQGRTTLNRTDFGIGQGEWAEDDTVAYPVEVVVDLTLERSD
- the tenA gene encoding thiaminase II, translating into MKNYNFDDLKIACRDDWRAYIQHDFVRQLGAGILPGDAFRHYLQQDYLFLIHFARAYALAVYKSRNMTELRHGFEGLKTIVDVELGLHVDYCREWGISEDDLARLPEAKATLAYTRYVLDTGNRGDLLDMHVALAPCLVGYGEIANWLNEQNDTRRGAGNPFDAWIAMYESDDFQAAMRAEVDWLNARLATVTDERFDELATIFRDATRLEIDFWQMGLDKAS
- a CDS encoding YceI family protein; this encodes MLTLLIALGAAPSAWAEKRTYEIDPEHFSIGFSVSHVGYADVIGLFIEGSGEFVYDEATQTLHEGRVEIAADSVFTGHEERDEHVRDKDFLDVDDASTIVFVARELTTDSPTTGTLEGDLTLLGETHPITLDVTLNKAARYPFGHKEYTLGISATTVIERSRWGMDYAVDNGLVGDEVAVRLEFEAIRQ
- a CDS encoding aminotransferase class V-fold PLP-dependent enzyme; translated protein: MAGLLPDVDPNGLLEYSVVYTDRSLNHMSKKFQNVVNDVLDMLKEVYNAHSAVLMPGSGTFGMEAVARQFATGQQVMVLRNGWFSYRWTQIFDMGDIPATSYVLKAQRQGDGAQDPFEPAPIEQVVATIEEEKPALVFAPHVETSSGMILPNDYLKQVAEAVHEAGGLFVLDCIASGDIWVDMRETGVDVLISAPQKGWTSSPGCAMVMLSEQAEARLKETTSTSFAADLRKWRDIMAAYENGGHAYHATLPTDGILQLRDVMRETREYGFGKVRSEQQELGDAVRALLVEHGYPSVAAKGYQAPGVVVSYTQDSGLPAKFAAQGVQIAAGVPLMCDEGDDFQTFRIGLFGLDKLNNTQRSVENLRKALEKIQG
- a CDS encoding CDP-alcohol phosphatidyltransferase family protein; protein product: MTRASHSFRTLHPAIWGELAIGLIVTTTLAGALGWLTGRSYFPLGTFIAYAAIALTVAAFWPKHQASLGWANRITLLRGSLIAVILGHLVYQESLAREGLILAGVALAALLLDGVDGWIARRTASCSRFGWRFDMELDALLILTLCTASAALGKVGPWVLMIGLMRYGFVAAGHFLPWLKRELPDSLRRKTICVVQVVVLLLALLPFIGTAWASGLSALALGLLGLSFGMDIRWLFHHRQAPIPLEPLCRTPTTHPDSNTSGDYPHVVHQFSSRHSACSSLSSSHDADAIDRSGSRAIGLGGKAYL
- a CDS encoding cytochrome o ubiquinol oxidase subunit III, translating into MSTASKHDAQTVEHEHHDAGGTKVFGFWVYLMSDLVIFGSLFATYAVLVGGTAGGPTGKDIFELPFVLVETFLLLFSSFTYGLAVLAMNVDKRDQVRIWLGITFLLGAGFVGMEIYEFQHLIHEGFGPDRSAFLTAFFTLVGTHGLHVTFGLIWILVMLVQVSTKGLNDMTRPRIMCLSLFWHFLDIVWICVFSFVYLMGVL
- a CDS encoding Yip1 family protein, with the translated sequence MLPHVWGLLAHPKREWKQIREERETLTRLYARHVLALAAIPVICSYIGTTQVGWSLGGDHAILLGYKDALYAGIVFYLVILAAVFAVGSVLYKAAQRYADRPSLRRCVVFAGYIATPMFLSGIVAVYPLIWLCLLVGTIGLCYTAYLLYLGIPAFLGISREEGFVVSSTTLAVGVLILEALLGATVLLWGYGEKWFT
- the cyoE gene encoding heme o synthase codes for the protein MTRHGRLKDLLTLTKPGIIGGNVISLMGGFFLAARGEVDPWLFCLTLIGLALVIASGCAFNNVIDRDIDALMWRTRNRPLVQGRITPVKTLWFAMLLGVAGFTTLALGTNLLTVGLAAFGFVIYVGVYSLYMKRHSEYGTLVGSLSGAVPPVVGYCAVTGQFDTGALTLLVIFCLWQMPHSYAIAIFRLKDYRAASIPVLPVVRGIETAKHYILGYILAFVVATLTLSLAGYAGTGYFIVALAMGVYWLYLGLEGYRARDDEKWARQVFGFSILTITALSLMMSLDASLAQAPALWTSL